From the genome of Geminocystis herdmanii PCC 6308, one region includes:
- a CDS encoding S8 family peptidase: MKKLLLVCIFLMGLGFALFTFKGLASKGEFNSIIINFRQDIPTNILEENLSSIASKVQDIPILNSIFSEPERIYIVEGDKNTLKKIARSNLKKSIEYIEPNYIYHSLETPNDPQYTQQWNLRSINVEQAWDETKGEGVTVAVIDTGVTKIPDLEQTEFVEGYDFVNNKTDVYDDVGHGTHVAGTIAQSTNNGYGVAGIAYKAKIMPLKVLGVNGGTVADIAEAIKFATDNKADVINMSLGGGGDSQLMRDALKYAHEKGVVIIAAAGNENRNSASFPARYPQVISVSATDSVGNKAPYSNFGAGVDISAPGGSETGKIIQETIIDNQPSFMGFQGTSMASPHVAGVAALVKATGVENPDEIREILIKSARKIENDPLNHYGAGQLDAGQAVKLALKGKITPKDFLRWLKNSGYLNPGFWLDGGTITFLPKLGMVLGSYLLAWFLRNYLTFNLSLATGLVTGSSGLFFLQGLYIFDLPQWPFRLMGSSVPELGNVVMGTTSLNPIFASALIPVILIVLFLSHPILKWVSIGLTLGVASCLTITAFINPLVWGFGYGLASQIFLLVNAILCFYLAKIAGSTIEPQH, translated from the coding sequence ATGAAAAAACTATTACTTGTATGTATCTTTTTAATGGGTTTAGGGTTTGCCTTATTTACCTTCAAAGGATTAGCCTCCAAAGGGGAATTTAACTCTATTATCATCAATTTTCGTCAGGATATTCCCACAAATATCTTAGAAGAAAACTTAAGCTCGATCGCCTCCAAAGTGCAAGATATTCCTATTCTCAATAGCATTTTTTCTGAACCCGAAAGGATTTATATTGTAGAAGGAGATAAAAATACCCTCAAAAAAATAGCTCGATCGAACCTGAAAAAATCCATAGAATATATTGAGCCTAACTATATTTACCATAGCTTAGAAACTCCCAACGATCCCCAATATACTCAACAATGGAATTTACGCAGTATTAATGTAGAACAAGCGTGGGATGAAACAAAAGGAGAAGGTGTCACCGTTGCCGTCATCGATACAGGGGTAACAAAAATACCCGATTTAGAGCAAACCGAATTTGTAGAAGGTTACGACTTTGTTAATAATAAAACCGATGTTTATGATGATGTAGGACATGGTACTCATGTGGCAGGTACGATCGCCCAATCCACTAATAACGGTTATGGAGTGGCAGGAATTGCCTATAAAGCCAAAATTATGCCATTAAAAGTCTTGGGAGTCAATGGCGGTACAGTAGCCGACATAGCCGAAGCCATCAAATTTGCTACAGATAACAAAGCCGATGTTATCAATATGAGTTTAGGGGGAGGAGGAGATAGCCAATTAATGCGAGATGCCCTCAAATACGCCCATGAAAAAGGAGTAGTCATCATCGCCGCCGCCGGAAACGAAAATCGTAATAGTGCTTCCTTTCCAGCCCGTTATCCCCAAGTAATCAGCGTTTCTGCTACCGACTCCGTAGGTAATAAAGCCCCCTATTCTAACTTTGGCGCAGGGGTGGATATTAGTGCCCCCGGCGGTAGTGAAACAGGTAAAATTATTCAAGAAACCATCATCGACAATCAACCTAGTTTTATGGGTTTTCAAGGTACAAGTATGGCATCTCCCCACGTTGCAGGGGTGGCGGCATTAGTTAAAGCCACTGGGGTAGAAAATCCCGATGAAATCAGAGAAATTTTAATCAAATCAGCTCGTAAAATCGAAAATGATCCATTAAATCATTATGGCGCAGGACAGTTAGATGCAGGTCAAGCGGTAAAATTAGCTCTTAAAGGTAAAATCACTCCCAAAGATTTTTTACGATGGCTCAAAAATAGTGGTTACTTAAACCCCGGTTTCTGGTTAGATGGTGGCACAATTACCTTCTTACCCAAGTTAGGTATGGTTTTAGGTTCATATTTATTAGCATGGTTTTTGCGTAACTATCTTACCTTTAACCTCAGTTTAGCAACGGGTTTGGTAACGGGAAGCAGTGGTTTATTTTTCCTACAAGGATTATATATCTTCGATTTGCCTCAATGGCCTTTTCGTTTAATGGGTAGTTCTGTACCAGAATTAGGTAATGTGGTAATGGGTACAACTAGCTTAAATCCTATCTTCGCCAGTGCCTTGATTCCTGTTATTTTAATTGTCTTATTCCTAAGTCATCCTATCTTAAAATGGGTTTCGATCGGACTTACTTTAGGGGTAGCATCTTGTTTAACTATTACAGCCTTTATTAATCCCTTAGTGTGGGGTTTTGGCTATGGTTTAGCTTCCCAAATTTTCTTGTTAGTTAATGCTATTCTTTGTTTTTATTTAGCTAAAATTGCTGGTAGTACGATCGAACCTCAACACTAA
- a CDS encoding ABC transporter permease, whose amino-acid sequence MKNNWLFNENVIYVIKRLFQGLLTLLLASILSFAIIQLAPGDYLDNLRQNPTISQETLNELQVRFGLDKSPLQQYGLWLKQVVTKFDFGESFVYSRSVSSLIKERIPATLLLAFSSLIITWSIALPLGIISAVKQNTLLDRILRVMSYFGQGFPSFITALLLLVLAQNLAPIFPVGGMTSINHDELSFTGKVMDIGWHMILPTIALSITSFAGLQRLTRGQLLDVLRQDYIQTARAKGLPENRVLYVHALRNAINPLITLLGFEFASLLSGSFIAEYFFNWPGLGRLILQAVQAQDLYLVMASLMMGATMLIIGNVIADLLLKVVDPRIQLENLDN is encoded by the coding sequence ATGAAGAATAATTGGCTTTTTAATGAAAATGTAATTTATGTCATAAAACGGCTATTCCAAGGGCTTTTAACATTATTATTAGCATCCATATTGAGCTTTGCGATCATTCAATTAGCACCGGGAGATTATTTGGATAATCTACGACAAAATCCAACTATTTCTCAAGAGACTCTTAATGAATTACAAGTTCGTTTTGGTTTAGATAAATCTCCTTTACAGCAATATGGATTGTGGCTTAAACAAGTGGTTACTAAATTCGATTTTGGGGAAAGTTTTGTCTATTCTCGATCGGTTTCTAGTCTAATTAAAGAGCGTATTCCTGCCACTTTATTATTAGCTTTTTCTTCTCTAATTATTACATGGTCTATCGCGCTTCCTTTAGGTATTATTAGTGCTGTAAAACAAAACACTCTGCTCGATCGAATTTTAAGGGTAATGAGTTATTTTGGACAAGGATTTCCTAGTTTTATTACCGCTTTATTATTATTAGTTTTAGCTCAAAATTTAGCCCCCATTTTTCCAGTGGGAGGCATGACAAGTATTAACCATGATGAGTTATCTTTTACAGGAAAAGTTATGGACATTGGTTGGCACATGATTTTACCTACCATTGCATTAAGTATCACCAGTTTCGCAGGATTACAAAGACTAACAAGAGGGCAACTTTTAGACGTGTTAAGACAAGATTATATTCAAACAGCAAGGGCGAAAGGTTTACCTGAAAATCGGGTGTTATATGTTCATGCTTTACGCAACGCTATTAACCCCTTAATTACCTTATTAGGCTTTGAATTTGCTAGTTTATTAAGTGGTTCATTTATTGCCGAATATTTCTTTAATTGGCCCGGTTTAGGTAGGTTAATTTTACAAGCTGTTCAAGCCCAAGATTTATATTTAGTTATGGCTAGTTTGATGATGGGTGCTACTATGTTAATTATTGGCAATGTTATAGCAGATTTATTATTAAAAGTAGTTGATCCTCGTATTCAATTAGAAAATCTCGATAATTAA